Proteins from a genomic interval of Poecile atricapillus isolate bPoeAtr1 chromosome 1, bPoeAtr1.hap1, whole genome shotgun sequence:
- the LOC131585948 gene encoding embryonic protein UVS.2-like, with the protein MKCFVLPTHLAFLCSFALSKPVQMPTRKDDLGEIAVYEGDILLRRGRRSAINCESCLWPKSQDGLVKVPVNISSDFSMTERSWIADALQEISTLTCVQFVNRTTETDYVYVERGQSCWSYFGKIGGRQAVGLVKNGCMDKGAIQHEMNHALGFIHEQARSDRDRFVKIMWEHIVAGEQGNFGKMNSKNLGLPYDYSSVMHYGAYDFSSTPGKPTIVPVPDPSIPIGQREGLSNLDVAKINKLYKCNCCSSVLPKPKGSFSSVNYPFPYPNNSNCLWLIRIRRSKIFLQFEALDLQHSSDCSSDYIKIYNGNSKSSPVLLDKYCGKAPLPSLVASGSTMLVEFVSDESITATGFRASYNRVNCGDTFRDSKGVITSPNYPNKYPKNRACFWVITSPVGYKISLKTLSFELEYSDRCIYDYLLIHDGSRPTSPAVGPYCGTEKVADFTSTGNFVLVEFHSDLVWELPGFVMSYTFAR; encoded by the exons ATGAAGTGCTTTGTTCTGCCAACTCATTTAGCATTTCTCTGTAGCTTTGCACTAAGTAaacctgtccag atgccTACAAGAAAGGATGACTTAG GTGAAATAGCTGTGTATGAAGGAGACATCCTATTGAGAAGAGGGCGACGCAGTGCAATTAACTGTGAGAGCTGTTTATGGCCCAAATCACAAGACGGACTGGTCAAAGTTCCAGTTAACATCTCTTCTGATTTCT CAATGACAGAGAGGTCTTGGATTGCTGATGCTCTGCAAGAGATCTCCACACTGACCTGTGTGCAATTTGTAAATCGCACTACAGAAACAGACTACGTTTATGTTGAGCGAGGGCAGAG CTGCTGGTCTTACTTTGGAAAGATTGGAGGACGTCAAGCAGTAGGTCTGGTGAAAAATGGTTGCATGGATAAAGGAGCAATTCAGCATGAAATGAACCACGCACTGGGTTTCATCCATGAACAGGCACGGAGTGATCGGGACAGGTTTGTCAAGATTATGTGGGAACACATAGTGGCAG GGGAACAAGGGAACTTTGGAAAAATGAATTCCAAAAACCTGGGCCTTCCCTATGACTACTCTTCAGTGATGCACTATGGCGC GTATGATTTCTCCAGCACTCCAGGAAAACCAACTATTGTACCAGTTCCTGATCCCTCTATACCTATTGGGCAGAGAGAAGGGCTGAGTAACTTGGATGTAGCTAAAATCAACAAGCTGTACAAGTGCA ATTGCTGTAGCTCTGTGTTGCCTAAACCCAAAGGCTCGTTCTCCTCTGTCAATTACCCATTCCCATACCCGAACAATAGCAACTGTCTGTGGTTGATCCGCATCCGTCGAAGTAAG ATTTTCCTGCAGTTTGAGGCCTTAGATCTCCAACACTCCTCAGACTGTTCTTCTGACTATATAAAAATTTACAATGGGAACAGCAAGAGCTCCCCTGTATTGCTGGACAAGTACTGTGGGAAGGCTCCACTGCCCTCCTTAGTGGCATCTGGATCGACAATGCTGGTAGAGTTTGTAAGTGATGAGAGCATTACAGCCACAGGATTCAGAGCCTCCTACAACAGAG TGAATTGTGGAGACACCTTCAGAGATTCAAAAGGAGTCATCACCTCTCCAAACTACCCCAATAAATACCCCAAAAACCGAGCATGTTTCTGGGTCATCACTTCTCCAGTAGGATACAAG ATCTCTCTCAAAACATTATCCTTTGAGCTGGAATATAGTGACAGATGCATCTATGACTACTTGCTCATACATGATGGAAGCCGCCCTACATCACCTGCAGTTGGCCCTTATTGTGGGACAGAGAAGGTTGCAGACTTTACTTCCACTGGGAACTTTGTGCTGGTTGAATTCCACAGTGATTTAGTGTGGGAGTTGCCTGGATTTGTGATGAGTTATACATTTGCTAGGTAA
- the ZFYVE19 gene encoding abscission/NoCut checkpoint regulator, with protein MDSRCYACASKFSVFKKECGCKNCGRSFCSGCRSFSAVVPRCGNTQQKVCKECHDKLTGEGSQSSSAKWSPPENYKKRVAAFEAKQNQLKDQRKAAAKPPGQAGCRYQGLSKEDRAIAERLERLRKERKPKSIPTQAEIEARLAALKEDGRGPVPSTKEMEDRLAVLQGRDPPSQAPRPVHQPPDTRSLVQKTDDLLTQLSEEVAIDEHYRPRVQPPAVSSQSLNDLNREIEDCVCPANLDPKQVEEEKNKLLAEAAAELQEENTRQEKILQVAKRLAALKGEDPEKVTLETYKLPDSDEEVSEEEAIRRVLKQLTEEAALDEASGFNIPPDQITQPGPSQQNLCKKAKQKSHTPATSALARADDSDEDELPWCCICNEDATLRCHGCDGDLYCQRCFWEGHEEFDLKDHQTSRYHLPCKQK; from the exons ATGGATAGCCGGTGCTATGCGTGCGCGTCCAAGTTCTCTGTCTTCAAGAAAGAG TGTGGCTGCAAGAACTGCGGAAGGTCCTTCTGCTCGGGCTGCCGGAGCTTCAGTGCTGTTGTTCCCCGCTGTGGAAACACTCAGCAGAAAGTCTGCAAGGAGTGCCATGATAAACTAACGGG aGAAGGATCTCAAAGCAGTTCAGCAAAATGGTCACCACCAGAAAACTACAAAAA GCGTGTAGCAGCTTTTGAGGCTAAACAAAACCAGCTGAAAGACCAACGGAAGGCAGCTGCAAAACCGCCAGGTCAAGCAGGCTGCAGATACCAGGGGCTCTCAAAAGAGGATAGAGCTATTGCAGAGAGACTGGAGAGGctcaggaaggaaaggaaaccaA AGTCCATCCCTACTCAGGCTGAGATTGAAGCCAGGCTGGCAGCCTTGAAGGAGGATGGCCGAGGACCTGTTCCATCCACAAAGGAAATGGAGGACCGGTTGGCTGTCCTGCAGGGGAGAGATCCTCCTTCCCAAGCTCCCAGACCT GTACACCAACCTCCCGATACTCGAAGTCTGGTCCAGAAGACAGATGACTTGTTAACCCAACTGTCTGAGGAGGTTGCCATTGATGAGCATTATAGACCAAGAGTTCAGCCTCCAG CTGTTAGTAGCCAAAGTTTGAATGATCTCAATCGGGAAATTGAAGATTGTGTTTGCCCTGCAAATCTGGACCCAAAACAGGTagaggaagagaagaataaacttctggcagaagctgctgctgagctgcaggaagagaACACTAGGCAGGAAAAGATCCTACAGGTTGCCAAGAGACTGGCAGCACTCAAAGGCGAGGACCCAGAGAAAG TTACACTGGAAACCTATAAGCTCCCTGACAGTGATGAGGAAGTGTCTGAGGAGGAGGCCATTCGCAGAGTGCTGAAACAG CTCACAGAGGAAGCAGCCCTGGATGAAGCAAGTGGATTCAACATTCCCCCAGATCAGATCACCCAGCCAGGACCCTCACAGCAGAACCTGTGTAAGAAGGCAAAGCAAAAG AGCCACACTCCAGCCACCTCAGCTCTTGCAAGGGCAGATGATAGTGATGAGGATGAGTTACCCTGGTGCTGCATCTGCAACGAAGATGCCACTTTGCGCTGCCATGGCTGTGACGGAGACCTCTACTGCCAGCGCTGTTTCTG GGAAGGCCATGAGGAGTTTGACCTGAAGGACCACCAAACCTCCCGCTATCATCTTCCTTGCAAACAGAAGTGA